A DNA window from Vigna angularis cultivar LongXiaoDou No.4 chromosome 1, ASM1680809v1, whole genome shotgun sequence contains the following coding sequences:
- the LOC108321466 gene encoding uncharacterized protein LOC108321466 produces the protein MENENHNSKQKQELEVSDILRKSVRVYLRNPNFIIFTFLTSLPLFCIMVYFEIYLQEILVETCNILNLSYGHLTRYDSCLDLINRFNKDYLLKLIFVGFIYMVPLYVSEFVSAAVTVDLASKLHSREKKMTLKEMFETPFHLSRLRASFVTSIYVLFLTTTHQLGLLWIVLNYHVFLKDISFYVLLAVICSIAFAKVLRIYLEGSAMWNMSLVISVLEGIYGVDALAVSAYFSSGNRRRGLFLMLIFFAWGHLVRLSCYLIGRYEQGNAIFVQVGLSCMVNPLKWVVCMIYFHDCKERKLEKKTDEESGKDVKNGS, from the coding sequence ATGGAGAATGAAAACCACAACTCTAAGCAGAAGCAGGAGCTTGAAGTATCTGATATCCTCAGGAAATCTGTTAGGGTCTATTTAAGAAATcccaatttcatcatcttcacctttctcacttctcttcctctcttttgtATCATGGTTTACTTTGAAATTTACCTCCAAGAAATCCTGGTTGAAACCTGCAATATTTTAAACCTGTCATATGGTCACTTGACTCGCTATGACAGCTGCCTAGATCTTATCAACAGATTCAACAAGGATTATTTACTGAAGCTGATTTTTGTTGGTTTCATTTACATGGTGCCTCTGTATGTCTCAGAGTTTGTCTCTGCAGCTGTTACGGTAGATTTGGCTTCAAAGCTGCATtcaagagagaagaaaatgactCTGAAGGAGATGTTTGAGACACCCTTTCACCTATCAAGATTGAGAGCCTCATTTGTTACTTCTATCTATGTTCTCTTCTTGACAACTACTCACCAGCTTGGATTACTGTGGATAGTCCTAAATTATCATGTTTTCTTGAAAGACATAAGTTTTTACGTGTTGCTCGCAGTAATTTGCAGCATAGCATTTGCAAAGGTATTAAGGATTTACTTGGAGGGGAGTGCTATGTGGAACATGAGTCTTGTGATCTCAGTGTTGGAGGGTATATATGGTGTTGATGCGTTAGCTGTTTCGGCATATTTCAGCAGTGGCAACCGCAGGAGGGGGCTCTTTCTGATGCtaattttctttgcttgggGACATCTTGTGAGGCTTTCATGCTATCTTATTGGACGCTATGAGCAAGGGAATGCAATTTTTGTACAAGTTGGCTTGTCTTGCATGGTCAATCCGCTGAAATGGGTGGTTTGCATGATCTATTTTCATGATTGCAAGGAGAGgaaattggaaaagaaaacCGATGAGGAATCAGGTAAGGATGTTAAGAATGGTTCATGA
- the LOC108321465 gene encoding spermidine synthase 2, producing MADESVVESPVKRQRDDEENGVSVSMDTEGGKDPQGNGLSSVIPGWFSEISSMWPGEAHSLKVEKILFQGKSEYQNIMVFQSSTYGKVLVLDGVIQLTERDECAYQEMITHLPLCSIPNPKKVLVIGGGDGGVLREIARHSSVEKIDICEIDSMVVDVSKQYFPDVAVGYEDPRVTLTVGDGVAFLKNVPEGMYDAIIVDSSDPIGPAQELFEKPFFASVAKALRPGGVLCTQAESIWLHMDIIEDIVANCRQIFKGSVNYAWTTVPTYPSGMIGFMLCSTEGPPVDFKHPVNPLNENECQKSARPLKFYNSEIHTAAFCLPSFAKRKIGPKAN from the exons ATGGCGGATGAGAGCGTTGTTGAGTCTCCGGTGAAGAGGCAGAGAGACGATGAAGAAAATGGGGTCTCTGTTTCCATGGATACGGAGGGTGGCAAAGACCCACAGGGTAATGGTTTATCGTCTGTGATTCCTGGCTGGTTCTCTGAAATCAGTTCAATGTGGCCTG GAGAGGCTCACTCCTTGAAGGTGgaaaaaattttgtttcaaggAAAGTCTGAATACCAAAATATCATGGTCTTCCAG TCATCAACGTATGGCAAGGTTCTTGTTTTGGATGGAGTAATCCAGTTAACTGAAAGAGACGAATGTGCCTACCAAGAAATGATCACTCATCTTCCTCTTTGCTCTATTCCAAACCCCAAAAAG GTTTTGGTTATTGGAGGAGGTGATGGAGGGGTCCTCCGAGAAATAGCACGCCATTCTTCAGTTGAAAAGATAGACATTTGTGAAATTGACAGTATGGTTGTTGAT GTTTCCAAACAATATTTCCCTGATGTAGCTGTAGGGTATGAGGATCCTCGTGTGACGCTTACTGTTGGTGATG GAGTTGCGTTTCTGAAAAATGTTCCAGAAGGAATGTATGATGCCATTATAGTAGATTCATCCGACCCTATTG GTCCTGCTCAGGAGCTATTTGAAAAGCCCTTCTTTGCATCGGTTGCAAAGGCTCTTCGTCCAGGAGGAGTTTTGTGTACTCAGGCAGAAAGCATATGGCTTCATATGGATATAATTGAGGACATCGTGGCAAATTGTCGCCAGATTTTCAAAGGATCTGTTAACTATGCTTGGACTACTGTTCCTACATATCCAAG tGGGATGATTGGTTTTATGCTTTGCTCAACGGAGGGACCACCTGTTGATTTCAAGCATCCAGTGAATCCCCTGAATGAAAATGAGTGTCAGAAGTCAGCAAGACCATTGAAGTTTTACAACTCTGAG ATTCATACAGCAGCTTTCTGTTTGCCATCATTTGCAAAGAGGAAGATTGGTCCTAaagcaaattaa